Proteins encoded within one genomic window of Polaribacter sp. NJDZ03:
- a CDS encoding RagB/SusD family nutrient uptake outer membrane protein, producing MKNIIYTFFITLSFISCDEYLDIEPVGQVIPKSVEEYRSFLTSAYAITKESKVLTTYRTDELSLSKDAAGIEFYQDLFIWNDINPSPLTSVFPYATFYNTIFYTNHVINSEATIEESQSDKEQLIGEAYALRAMQYFELINLYAKPYNKTTASTDVGVPITTEYDSEKKYETKTVEEVYALILSDLTQAEALLNIEKQVVGLNYRFSMVAVKAFKSRVYLYQQEWQKAIDAANEALAINTEIQNLNADASIMPSEFNSVESILALETVATVDLVSNTTISNTLINAYNSSEDLRFSLYFKQNTDGSFSSKKSAETKFKVSYRTAELHLTIAECLAALNEDVLAKEKLIAFAENRYTTDGFNTYKANVNLLNSNDLKTEILEERRREFAIEGQRWNDLRRTTQPKLTKIFDGVTYILEENDARYVIPFPNDATINNPNL from the coding sequence ATGAAAAATATAATATATACTTTCTTTATCACCTTAAGTTTTATCTCTTGTGATGAATATTTAGATATTGAACCAGTAGGACAAGTAATTCCTAAATCGGTAGAAGAATATAGAAGTTTTTTAACTTCTGCATACGCAATAACTAAAGAGTCTAAAGTTTTAACTACTTACAGAACCGATGAATTGTCTTTAAGTAAAGATGCAGCAGGAATAGAGTTTTATCAAGATCTTTTTATTTGGAATGATATAAATCCAAGTCCTTTAACAAGTGTTTTTCCGTATGCTACTTTTTACAATACAATCTTTTATACCAATCATGTAATAAATAGTGAAGCAACAATAGAAGAAAGTCAGTCTGATAAAGAACAATTGATTGGAGAGGCGTATGCTTTAAGAGCAATGCAGTATTTCGAGTTGATAAACTTATATGCAAAACCTTATAACAAAACAACTGCAAGTACAGATGTTGGAGTACCAATTACTACAGAATATGATTCTGAAAAGAAATATGAGACAAAAACAGTTGAAGAGGTTTACGCCTTAATATTAAGTGATTTAACACAAGCAGAGGCATTGTTAAATATAGAAAAGCAAGTTGTAGGTTTAAACTACAGATTTTCTATGGTTGCAGTAAAGGCTTTTAAATCTCGTGTGTATTTATATCAACAAGAATGGCAAAAAGCAATAGATGCTGCAAATGAGGCGCTAGCTATAAATACAGAAATTCAAAACCTAAATGCTGATGCTTCTATTATGCCTTCAGAATTTAATTCTGTAGAATCTATTTTGGCATTAGAAACCGTTGCAACGGTAGATTTGGTTAGCAATACTACTATTTCTAATACTTTAATAAATGCTTACAATTCTTCTGAAGATTTACGTTTTTCGCTTTATTTTAAGCAAAATACAGATGGAAGTTTTAGCTCTAAAAAAAGCGCTGAAACTAAGTTTAAGGTTTCTTACAGAACAGCCGAATTACATTTAACCATTGCAGAATGTTTAGCAGCTTTAAATGAAGATGTTTTGGCAAAAGAAAAGTTGATTGCCTTTGCAGAAAATAGATACACTACCGATGGTTTTAATACTTATAAAGCAAACGTAAATTTATTAAATAGTAACGACCTAAAAACAGAAATTTTAGAAGAACGTAGAAGAGAATTTGCTATTGAAGGACAAAGATGGAATGATTTAAGAAGAACTACGCAACCTAAATTAACTAAGATTTTTGACGGAGTAACCTACATTTTGGAAGAAAATGATGCTAGATATGTGATTCCTTTTCCTAATGATGCAACTATTAATAACCCTAATTTATAA